ACCAATAGCCCTGACGTTCACCTTTGTCGCTCATCACCAGTCCTTTGGTAGACATGTATCTCGATTGTCTAAGCAATTGATACTAGGTGATTTGCGCGGGTGGCGCAGACCGTCACCGGTCCCCGGGTGGCTAAGCGTCCGGACCAACGGCCCGTAGTCGCCGCCAAACAGCCGGAGCTGCCACCACTGCAACGCCGACGGCGGCACCAATGACGGTCTCAACGATGCGATCACGCAGCAGTAAGGCAGGATCAACCGGCGCCGCCAACAGCGTGGCGATCAACGCCAGCGGCGTCACAAACACCTGCGCCACCAGGTACTGGCGGGCAATGAACATCTCCGCTCCGAACTGGCACGCGGCAATGACCAAAACCATGGCCCACGGCGCGGGATTCAGCCACAGAATGCCGGCCAGCAAAACCAGCCCAATCACCGTACCCGCGATCCTTTGAATACCACGGCTAACCCTGTGACGAGTCGAATGACCCACCAACGGAACTACGGCCGCCACCATGGCCCAGTAGGTATGACCGAACCCCAGCCGTTCCCCCACCAAAGTCGCGATGGTCCCCGCCAGGCCCGCAGCCACCAGGTAGCCGCCGCCTTCAAGCCAGATCGCCCGGCGCTCGGCTGAGGTGTGACGGATGGGCGGCGGCCGTTTCCACGGCGTCCGGTGGCTTTTGAGTACGCGCGAAGACATGCCGATGAGCAAGCAAAAAAATGTGGTCCCCACCGCAACCAGCATGGCTTCCCAGAGGGGAGGCTGCGCGGCGATGGAAGCAATGGCAGCGAAGGCAAAAATGTGAAAGAGTGAGCCGCCGGGCCGCAGCCGCCACGCGGCCACCACCACGGAACAAACACCGGCCACAACGGTAGTCGCAGCCGTCAGGAGCCAGGAATATGCTGCACCTTCGATGCCTCCAGCTTGAGCAAAACGGGCCATGAGCGTGGCCAGAAGAATGATCAAAAGCATGAAGCCGCCGGCGCGCAACTGGCTCCGGAACCGCACGCTGTGGGGCTCATTCCGGCCATAAATTCCGGTGAAGGCACCAAACGACGCAAACACGGCAAGGTCCAGCCGGCCCAGCAGCGTCAACGTAATCAGCGGAACAAACACACCTACAGCGCAGCGGAGTGCGGGATGGTGGTCCTTGTTTCCAGGGCCCATCGTGAACATTTCCGCTACAGCCTTCAAGGAGCGGCTCGCCTTTCGTCGCAGGATCAAAAGTACGACGGCGGCGCTGGCGTCCGCTTCAAGGTTACGCCCGGGATTTAGGGCTACCCCGGTAATGGGCGTAGATAGTGCCCCTCATCACGTGGGCGAGGGGCACTATCTGTACATACTCCGGAGCTGGAGCTTGAACGGCGGTGTTAGAACCAGGAGGGAGCCCCTGAAACCGGCGAGGTGCCAAGCTGGTTGCCAGCGACGTCAGTCAAGCCGGAGGCGGGGGTGTAAGTCGGGAAGATAGTGGTTGAAGAAAGGGTCGCCCCTCCAGCGTTCCCTCCACCCAAAGTGACGGTGAGTGTTTGGGATGTTGAGCTCCAGTGCAAAATGCCGCCACTGTTGGCTGTATTGAAACTCAAATTGCTCGATGTGTAGTCTCCTCCGAGAGCGACCGAGCCTACTCGTAGCACGGGGCAGCTATTGGTGGTCACGGAGAGAACGTCGTTAGCACCGACATTCACCACCACCCGGTTATTCCCGTTGCCGCTCACAGTTTGTGTGCTGGCGGGGCTGGTCCAGGTACTGCAGATGGTGCTGGCCTTGAGCGGCTCTGAGAACGTCAGCGTTACATAATCGCCTGACTCAACCTTGCCGGGCGTTGCTCCACCGTTAGTGAGCTGAACCCCGGTCACCGTCGGTGCGGTCACGTCCTTCGTGGAATCTGCCGTACCTGCAGTGCCGGTGTTGCCGGCTGCATCTGTTGCCCTGGCGGAGTAGTTGATGGTTCCGTCAGTGAAGTCCCTAAGATCAACCGGAGTTGCCGTCCAGTTTCCCGAACCGTTGGCCGTCATGGTTTGCGTCAAAGGCTGGGCCCCGGCACCGGTGACCGTGAGAACCACGGTTGAACCGGGTTCGGCGGTGCCGCTGACAGGAACGCTGTTCACGGTGCTTGAATTCACGTAGAGAGGAGCAGCAATCACAGGTGCTCCCGGCGGAGTCGCGTCCATGGCCGTAGCCGTGCTCCTGGTGCTTTCCGCGCCTTGCCAGGCCGACAACAACGGGGTGACCGCGTAATACCAGGTCCCGGTAGGAACGTTGTTGTCCACGCAACTGAGGGCGGCGATGGTACCCGTGCAGGTTCCTGCCGCAGCGATCCCGGTACCTGCGGTGGCTGTGGCGTAGCGCGCGATGCTGTAGCCGGTTACGGGCCGGCCTGCCGCCGTCGTACTCGCCGTCCACGTGACCGTCACGCTGGTGCCGGAAACCGCGGTAGTGGGCCTCGCGCCCTGGGCTACGGCGTCGGCCTTGGCCGCACCGAATCCGCTGCTGACCGAACCCCAGAACGCACTGGCAGCCGGCCCTCCCCAGGAAACCAAAAGTATCCCGAGGACAATCACGACGATCCTGTTCCAGCGTCCAAAGGTGGCGGACGAGGACGTCGCCCGGCCCGTGGCCTGATCAAGCCGGCTCATTTCCGTACCTCCAGAGTGACGGGAACTTTGAATTGGGCACCTTGGCAGGCTGACACGGACGCCGCACTCATGCTGGCCGCATTGCCGAGCGTGAGCTGGATGGAGGTGTTCGGCTGGATGATTACTGCGGGGGTCAAGGGTGCGGCCGGGGGCGTGAACGTCACTCCGGTGGTGGTGCATCCCGGGTGCCCGGAGTCGGCAGTCACAGGACCGCTCGCCGCAATGCCGTAGATGGTGACGGCGTGGGCGTTGAGGTTGGTGGCGCGCAGAATGACGTCGGCAGTCCCACCGGGGACCAAACTGGTTTGCAGGGTATCGCCAGGGATGAGTGCGTCCACTGTGACGGCCTGCATGGTGCCATTCGTTGCCGATCCACTACCAATTCCGGTGGTAGACCAGTAGGCGTACGCGGAGCCTGCACCGCCGAGGATGCAGAGGGCCACGGTGGCAGCGGCTGTTCGTGCCAGGCGTCCGGTGCCTGGAGTGCGCGGGGTTCGGACTGTCGCAGTCATGTCAGTTCGCCTGTCCCGTGCCGGAGTACGTGAGCTTGAGGGTGGCGCCTTTGCAACCGTCCTGGAGCTTGGAGGTGTCGAGCATGGCGATCTGCGGTCGTTTGGACTCCGGCACGCCGAGCTCGGAAAGGGTGCGGACGCCAGGTGCAACCGTCAGCGGGTACACCCCCGAATATTGGGTGATCTTGTAGTCCGCCGTGGTGCAGGGCAGGTTGGCAGCGACCGCCGCTGAGGTTCTGACCACTTGGCTGATAGCCATGGTCAGATTGGTCACCGCGATGCTCTTGTTGTGGGAGTTGGAAATCTGGAGATTCACGGGCCTGGTGATTCCTGGTGCGAGCAAACCATCCACCGAGCCGGAAACGTCAAAGGTCCGCTTAACCTCCAGGACGTGCAGCTGCGCGGGCGCTGACGCCTGCACTGATCCGCTGGTGCCCTTCACCGTGAAGTCCGTCTTACCGGCAAGTGTGGTGGGGCCCGTCTGCACTGTCATGGTCACCTGCGCGGTGCTTCCGGAGGTGAGAACCACCTCCGACGGTTGCCACGCCACTGCCGCGCCTGCCGGCAGCCCACTGGCGGCGAACGTGACAGTCCCGGCGAAACCTCCCGTTGACGTGGCTGACACGGTAAACGAGGTGGACTGCCCCGGGTCCAGGGTCCGGCTTGAGGGAGACAGCGCCACCGCAATCCCCTTGGAAACCTTGGTCTGGTTCCCTTGCGAGGTGCCCTGCCCGCTGCTTGCTGCGAGGGCCGCCACCGGGACGAAAGCAACTAGGAGCGCAAGTATCAGCGCACGGAGTGGCAATCTTGTTCGGTGGAACGGCGTTGTTCGCGTTGGCCGGTGGTCCATGGAAGCTCTTTTCGGACGTGTTCGGTGCTGCGGGCAGGAATGCGTAGGCCGGGGACCACCACTCGCAAGGTGGTCCCCGGCGCTCCGACGCTAGCTGCTGGTGACGTTGACCTTTACGACTGCACTCTTGCAGGCGTCCTGGTTTGCCGCGCTGTCATTGAACTTCAGGATGCCGCTGCCTACGGGCGTTGCCGTGGTGTTGGCGGCGACCGAGCTGTTGCTGGTGACGGCCGTGACCTCGAACCATTCCGGGAGACAGCCCGCCACATCGGTGGTCACATTGGCGCTGAGCGCCCCAACCACGGTGCTGGAGGTCGTGGCATTGTCGGCAGTGTAGGCAACGCTAACCTGGTTGCCCGGCGCCAGTCCGCCTGCGAACGTCGCGTGCAGCGTGACCTGTCCGCCACCGGCCGAGTTGGTTGCCGTGCCGTTGCCCGAACCGGTGGTGGTCCAGTAGGCGTAGGCAGCTCCGCCACCCACTGCTACCAATGCAACGCCTGCGACGGCTGCGGTGACCCGGCTCTTCTTGGAAAGCTTGCGCATGATAAGACTCCTTGGTTGATCTACGTCCCGGGGAGCCGCGTCGCAACCCCCAGCATCCGATCGTTCTTGTCGGATGAAGCGATGTCCCCAATGGTTCATTCAGCACAAGCCCTGTGGCTAGCTTTCCGGGTACGCCTCTTTTCATTCGAACAGGGAGTAGAAAATACCCACCTTCATGATGCAGGTACTTAGTTTTTGTCCTCGGACTACTTGGTCCGTTGCCAGAAGTTACTGTCAGATTAGGGCTGGGAATACTCAATTTGCCGGAGTATGTCCAAGGAGTGGACAGGGCCTCAAAGCTGCGTCACCGCCCGAATCGGGGCATGTGTGCGCGAACATTGTGCCCATCTTGAGCTAAAACTGCGCTGGCGTTCGATTGCTTCGGCATCATGACTTAACCCCCGACGGCGGCCAGCCGCCTCCCAGAGGCAACCATCCGCCGTCGTACTACTGCTGCAGTCTGCGCCGAGACACCCGTCGATCAGGGCCGCTGTCACACCGGCTGCGGGCAACGATTCCAAGGAGTTGAAGCTGTAGAGCTGGATGCCATCGATTCCCGGGCGTTCGGCCAGTTCGTGCATCAACGCGTCCCGCGAATAGCGCTCGCCTGCCAGGAGCCGCCGGGCGAGAGGTCCCTTCTTGCTGAGGAACTTCAACGACGAACCGACGCCGATCTTGATGGCCAGCGAATTGAGCTTGGCCTTGGGCACCGCGCCTGCGGCGCCGGCAGTCACCGGAAGGTGCACGCCTTCCCTCCGCAGCCGGCCACCTCAACCCTCATCTCGCCGCTGGTGATTTCCGCGATGTCGAGACCTTTTGGGCGCGCGAGTAGCGGCTGTTGTGGAGCGGCGCTTAGCCGTGGGCGGCGAGGATGGTGGAGGCTTCCTGGCGGGTGGTGCCGGAGGACTCGATGTGGGCCAGGGCGGCCGGGATTTCCCAGCCCTTCTTCCGCATCGCGGTGGCCCACAGGCGCCCGGCCCGGTACGAGGACCGCACCAACGGCCCGGACATGACACCGAGGAACCCGATTTCTTCGGCCTCGTGCTGGAGGTCCACGAACTCCTGCGGCTTGACCCACCGGTCTACCGGCAAGTGCCGCTCGGACGGGCGCAGGTACTGGGTGATCGTGATCAGGTCACAACCGGCCGCGTGCAGGTCACGGAGCGCTTCGGAGATCTCCTCCCGGGTCTCGCCCATGCCCAGGATCAGGTTGGACTTGGTCACCATGCCCAGATCCCGGCCCTGGGTGATGACATCCAAGGACCGCTCATACCGGAACGCCGGACGGATCCGCTTGAAAATCCTCGGCACGGTCTCCACGTTGTGCGCAAACACCTCAGGCTTGGAATCACAGATCGCCGCGATGTGCTCGGGCTTGCCGGAGAAATCAGGGATCAGCAACTCCACCCCCGTGCCCGGGTTCAACTCATGGATCTTCCGGACCGTTTCGGCGTACAACCACACACCCTCATCGGCCAGGTCATCACGGGCCACCCCGGTCACCGTGGCGTAGCGCAACTGCATCGCCTGCACGCTGCGGGCCACCTTGGTGGGTTCGAACATGTCCACCGGGGAGGGTTTGCCGGTATCGATCTGGCAGAAATCACAGCGCCGGGTGCACTCGGACCCGCCGATCAGGAACGTCGCTTCCTTGTCTTCCCAGCACTCAAAAATGTTCGGGCAGCCGGCCTCTTCACACACCGTGTGCAGGCCTTCCTTCTTCACCAGGTTCTTGAGCTGGACGAACTCCGGCCCCATCTGGACCTTGGCCTTGATCCACTCGGGCTTACGTTCAACCGGGACCGCCGAGTTACGCTGCTCAACGCGCAGCAACTTACGGCCTTCAGGTGCGAGTGTCATGAGTTTCTTCCTTGTTGGTATTCCATTTTCGCAGGAGCGCCCGCGATCAGCATTCGACGACGTTGACGGCGAGGCCGCCCATCGCTGTTTCCTTGTACTTGGAGGACATGTCCTTGCCCGTTTCACGCATGGTCACGATCACCTCATCCAAAGACACCCGGTGCGTCCCGTCACCCCACAACGCCATCTTCGCGGCATTGATCGCCTTCGCCGCCGCGATCGCGTTCCGCTCAATACACGGGATCTGCACCAAACCCCCGATCGGATCACACGTCAACCCCAGATTATGTTCCATCGCGATCTCCGCAGCGTTCTCCACCTGACCCGGCGAACCACCCATCACCTCAGCCAACCCCGCAGCAGCCATCGACGACGCCGAGCCCACCTCACCCTGGCACCCCACCTCAGCCCCCGAAATGGACGCCTGCTCCTTATACAACACACCCACCGCACCCGCGGCGAGCAGGAACTTCACCACCACATCGTCCTTATCGGCCTGGCTGGCCTTGTCCATGCCCGGCGCGTAATTCAACGCGTAATACAACACCGCAGGAATGATCCCCGCAGCACCATTGGTCGGCGCCGTCACCACCCGGCCACCCGAAGCGTTCTCCTCGTTCACCGCCAACGCGATCAGGTTCACCCACTCCTGCCAATACTTCGGATCATTCCGGTCCTTGTCCTCCTTCAGCAGCCGCTCCAACCAGTCAGGAGACCGACGCCGGACCTTCAACCCCCCGGGCAGCACACCCTCACGCTTCAACGACGTTTCAACACACGCCTCCATCACGGACCAGATATGCAAAAGACCCTCCCGGATCTCCTCCTCACTCCGGGACGCACGCTCATTGATGAACATGATGTCGCTGATCCCCAACCCCTTGGACGAACACCGGCCCATCAACTCCGCCGCCGTCCTGAACGGCAACGGCAACTCCGCCTTCGTCTCCTCCAACTCGGCCCGGGCAGCGTCCTCCTCACCCTCACGGACAATGAACCCGCCACCCACCGAAAAGAACGTCGCCTCCCGCAGCACATTGCCCTGGGCATCAGACACCTGGAACTTCATCCCATTCGTATGCCGCGGCAACACCGTCAACGGATGCAACACCATATCCTCCACCGCATACGGCAGCTCCACACCGCCCCCGGACGCACCACCCAGATTCAGCACACCCGTCTCCGCGATCGTCGCCAGCCGCTCCTCCACCTCGTCAGGCAGGATCAACTCGGGGTGAAAGCCCTCCAAGCCCAGCAGCGTGGCCGTCATAGTGCCGTGCCCACGACCCGTCGCAGCCAACGAACCATACAGATCAACCCGCAGCGACGCCACCGAACCCAGGACA
This genomic interval from Paenarthrobacter aurescens TC1 contains the following:
- a CDS encoding hypothetical protein (identified by Glimmer2; putative); this translates as MTATVRTPRTPGTGRLARTAAATVALCILGGAGSAYAYWSTTGIGSGSATNGTMQAVTVDALIPGDTLQTSLVPGGTADVILRATNLNAHAVTIYGIAASGPVTADSGHPGCTTTGVTFTPPAAPLTPAVIIQPNTSIQLTLGNAASMSAASVSACQGAQFKVPVTLEVRK
- a CDS encoding hypothetical protein (identified by Glimmer2; putative), whose product is MHLPVTAGAAGAVPKAKLNSLAIKIGVGSSLKFLSKKGPLARRLLAGERYSRDALMHELAERPGIDGIQLYSFNSLESLPAAGVTAALIDGCLGADCSSSTTADGCLWEAAGRRRGLSHDAEAIERQRSFSSRWAQCSRTHAPIRAVTQL
- a CDS encoding hypothetical protein (identified by Glimmer2; putative); amino-acid sequence: MSRLDQATGRATSSSATFGRWNRIVVIVLGILLVSWGGPAASAFWGSVSSGFGAAKADAVAQGARPTTAVSGTSVTVTWTASTTAAGRPVTGYSIARYATATAGTGIAAAGTCTGTIAALSCVDNNVPTGTWYYAVTPLLSAWQGAESTRSTATAMDATPPGAPVIAAPLYVNSSTVNSVPVSGTAEPGSTVVLTVTGAGAQPLTQTMTANGSGNWTATPVDLRDFTDGTINYSARATDAAGNTGTAGTADSTKDVTAPTVTGVQLTNGGATPGKVESGDYVTLTFSEPLKASTICSTWTSPASTQTVSGNGNNRVVVNVGANDVLSVTTNSCPVLRVGSVALGGDYTSSNLSFNTANSGGILHWSSTSQTLTVTLGGGNAGGATLSSTTIFPTYTPASGLTDVAGNQLGTSPVSGAPSWF
- the lipA gene encoding lipoic acid synthetase (identified by match to protein family HMM PF04055; match to protein family HMM TIGR00510); protein product: MTLAPEGRKLLRVEQRNSAVPVERKPEWIKAKVQMGPEFVQLKNLVKKEGLHTVCEEAGCPNIFECWEDKEATFLIGGSECTRRCDFCQIDTGKPSPVDMFEPTKVARSVQAMQLRYATVTGVARDDLADEGVWLYAETVRKIHELNPGTGVELLIPDFSGKPEHIAAICDSKPEVFAHNVETVPRIFKRIRPAFRYERSLDVITQGRDLGMVTKSNLILGMGETREEISEALRDLHAAGCDLITITQYLRPSERHLPVDRWVKPQEFVDLQHEAEEIGFLGVMSGPLVRSSYRAGRLWATAMRKKGWEIPAALAHIESSGTTRQEASTILAAHG
- a CDS encoding hypothetical protein (identified by Glimmer2; putative); translated protein: MDHRPTRTTPFHRTRLPLRALILALLVAFVPVAALAASSGQGTSQGNQTKVSKGIAVALSPSSRTLDPGQSTSFTVSATSTGGFAGTVTFAASGLPAGAAVAWQPSEVVLTSGSTAQVTMTVQTGPTTLAGKTDFTVKGTSGSVQASAPAQLHVLEVKRTFDVSGSVDGLLAPGITRPVNLQISNSHNKSIAVTNLTMAISQVVRTSAAVAANLPCTTADYKITQYSGVYPLTVAPGVRTLSELGVPESKRPQIAMLDTSKLQDGCKGATLKLTYSGTGQAN
- a CDS encoding hypothetical protein (identified by Glimmer2; putative), whose translation is MRKLSKKSRVTAAVAGVALVAVGGGAAYAYWTTTGSGNGTATNSAGGGQVTLHATFAGGLAPGNQVSVAYTADNATTSSTVVGALSANVTTDVAGCLPEWFEVTAVTSNSSVAANTTATPVGSGILKFNDSAANQDACKSAVVKVNVTSS
- a CDS encoding putative integral membrane protein produces the protein MGPGNKDHHPALRCAVGVFVPLITLTLLGRLDLAVFASFGAFTGIYGRNEPHSVRFRSQLRAGGFMLLIILLATLMARFAQAGGIEGAAYSWLLTAATTVVAGVCSVVVAAWRLRPGGSLFHIFAFAAIASIAAQPPLWEAMLVAVGTTFFCLLIGMSSRVLKSHRTPWKRPPPIRHTSAERRAIWLEGGGYLVAAGLAGTIATLVGERLGFGHTYWAMVAAVVPLVGHSTRHRVSRGIQRIAGTVIGLVLLAGILWLNPAPWAMVLVIAACQFGAEMFIARQYLVAQVFVTPLALIATLLAAPVDPALLLRDRIVETVIGAAVGVAVVAAPAVWRRLRAVGPDA
- the sdaA gene encoding L-serine ammonia-lyase (identified by match to protein family HMM PF03313; match to protein family HMM PF03315; match to protein family HMM TIGR00720) — encoded protein: MAVGVFDLFSVGIGPSSSHTVGPMRAGAVFAGELKDAGVLGSVASLRVDLYGSLAATGRGHGTMTATLLGLEGFHPELILPDEVEERLATIAETGVLNLGGASGGGVELPYAVEDMVLHPLTVLPRHTNGMKFQVSDAQGNVLREATFFSVGGGFIVREGEEDAARAELEETKAELPLPFRTAAELMGRCSSKGLGISDIMFINERASRSEEEIREGLLHIWSVMEACVETSLKREGVLPGGLKVRRRSPDWLERLLKEDKDRNDPKYWQEWVNLIALAVNEENASGGRVVTAPTNGAAGIIPAVLYYALNYAPGMDKASQADKDDVVVKFLLAAGAVGVLYKEQASISGAEVGCQGEVGSASSMAAAGLAEVMGGSPGQVENAAEIAMEHNLGLTCDPIGGLVQIPCIERNAIAAAKAINAAKMALWGDGTHRVSLDEVIVTMRETGKDMSSKYKETAMGGLAVNVVEC